The Caldisalinibacter kiritimatiensis genome has a window encoding:
- a CDS encoding DUF4349 domain-containing protein, with protein sequence MDCKVFEDNMSLYIDNELNDIDKKEFELHLMTCEKCRKSYEAMVAILKEVRNEEQVELPDGYTEKLNEKLKKINEKEKKKVNWKPLTAIAASLLVLLVSISFIFNNFIFDKKVQYQYDSAVEEPEFDRSTSMNAKVEVQDDRNMTAKMDLDVETSSVAEDAKFTERANESVQNKSFSVSRSKPVQKIIKQAYLNIEVEDYDNKFNSIVNFVKQNEGYIENANTTYKPVKDSNKNKLKQGYLKVRIPESNFVKTIEYIKKLGEVTNEQESTRNISKQYYDKENELKNLRIQEERLREILKKAKNVDEILRVENELRRIRTEIDSHTNLLNTWDDQVNMSTININLIEVKKNDENINAVDDNIWLRAKKGFISTINNIIKTIENGIVYIITILPILAIVAITLGILYLIVKKVMIKR encoded by the coding sequence ATGGATTGTAAAGTGTTCGAAGATAATATGTCTTTATATATAGATAATGAGTTGAATGATATTGACAAAAAAGAGTTTGAATTGCACTTAATGACATGTGAAAAATGTAGAAAAAGTTATGAAGCTATGGTTGCAATATTAAAAGAAGTTAGAAATGAAGAGCAAGTAGAATTACCTGATGGATACACTGAAAAATTAAATGAAAAACTTAAAAAGATTAACGAAAAAGAGAAGAAAAAGGTTAATTGGAAACCTTTAACAGCAATAGCAGCAAGTTTATTGGTCTTATTAGTATCTATTAGTTTTATATTTAATAATTTTATTTTTGACAAAAAAGTACAATATCAATATGATAGTGCGGTAGAAGAACCTGAATTTGATAGAAGTACTAGTATGAATGCTAAAGTTGAGGTACAGGATGACAGAAATATGACGGCTAAAATGGATTTAGATGTTGAGACTTCATCAGTTGCAGAAGATGCTAAGTTTACTGAAAGGGCAAATGAATCAGTACAGAATAAATCTTTTTCGGTTTCAAGAAGCAAGCCAGTACAAAAAATAATTAAGCAAGCCTATTTGAATATAGAAGTAGAAGATTACGATAATAAGTTTAATAGTATAGTTAATTTTGTAAAACAAAATGAGGGCTATATTGAAAATGCCAATACTACTTATAAACCTGTTAAGGACTCAAATAAAAATAAATTAAAACAAGGATATTTAAAAGTAAGAATACCAGAGAGTAATTTTGTTAAAACAATAGAGTATATTAAAAAGTTAGGAGAGGTTACAAATGAGCAAGAGTCAACAAGGAATATATCTAAGCAATATTATGATAAAGAAAATGAATTAAAAAACTTAAGGATTCAAGAAGAAAGGCTTAGAGAAATATTAAAGAAAGCAAAAAATGTAGATGAAATATTAAGGGTAGAAAATGAACTTAGGAGAATAAGAACAGAAATAGATAGTCATACAAATTTATTAAATACATGGGATGACCAAGTAAATATGTCTACTATAAATATTAATTTAATAGAAGTTAAGAAAAATGATGAAAATATAAATGCTGTTGACGACAATATATGGTTGCGAGCTAAGAAAGGATTTATTTCAACAATAAATAATATTATAAAGACAATAGAAAATGGAATTGTCTATATTATAACAATATTACCTATTCTTGCTATAGTAGCTATAACTTTAGGTATTTTATATTTAATAGTAAAAAAAGTTATGATAAAGAGATAA
- a CDS encoding RNA polymerase sigma factor, with translation MEDKEYKLIKKCKKGDINAFQELIKKYDKTAYNIALKMLKNPEDAMDMSQEALIKIYKSIKTFNYKASFSTWLYRIVVNTCLDFLRKKKEKVYSLDNPIKVEDNEINREVKDESNTPENILDKQITKELIHQCINELDDIYKTVIILRDIQGFSYEEIGNILDCSLGTVKSRISRARKKLKELILAKKEQNNEFFV, from the coding sequence TTGGAAGACAAAGAATATAAATTGATTAAAAAATGTAAAAAAGGTGACATAAATGCATTCCAAGAGCTTATAAAAAAGTATGACAAAACAGCATATAATATAGCTTTGAAAATGTTGAAGAATCCTGAAGATGCAATGGATATGTCGCAAGAAGCATTAATAAAGATTTATAAGTCAATCAAAACCTTCAATTATAAAGCTTCATTTTCAACATGGCTTTATAGAATAGTAGTGAATACTTGCTTGGACTTTTTAAGAAAAAAGAAAGAGAAAGTATATTCTTTGGACAATCCCATAAAAGTGGAAGATAACGAAATAAATAGAGAAGTCAAAGATGAATCTAATACCCCTGAAAACATTTTAGATAAACAGATTACAAAAGAATTAATACATCAATGCATAAATGAATTAGACGATATTTATAAAACAGTGATTATACTAAGGGATATTCAAGGTTTTTCATATGAAGAGATAGGTAATATTTTAGATTGTTCACTAGGTACTGTAAAATCAAGAATAAGTAGAGCGAGAAAAAAACTTAAAGAGCTTATACTAGCTAAGAAGGAACAAAATAATGAATTTTTCGTCTAA